A part of Dehalogenimonas sp. W genomic DNA contains:
- a CDS encoding 2-oxoacid:acceptor oxidoreductase family protein, which produces MKSELAELRWHGRGGQGAVTSAELVAQAAISEGKYAQGFPSFGPERRGAPVMAFNRINASNPIRNRAGITNPDAVIVLDPSLIEIARVTSGLKQGGTIVINTTKPLDSFPELSKHWRVAVIDANLIAREELGVPIVNTTMLGALIKALGIIDLESMTDPVNHRFGKIAAKNLKAMKRAFEETRVKELETGG; this is translated from the coding sequence ATTAAAAGCGAACTTGCTGAACTCAGGTGGCACGGTCGCGGTGGCCAAGGGGCCGTCACATCGGCGGAACTGGTGGCTCAGGCGGCAATTTCCGAAGGCAAATACGCTCAGGGATTCCCCAGTTTTGGCCCGGAACGGCGCGGGGCGCCGGTCATGGCTTTCAATCGGATCAACGCAAGTAATCCAATTCGTAATCGGGCGGGCATCACCAATCCGGACGCCGTTATTGTTCTGGACCCCAGTCTTATTGAAATTGCCAGGGTAACTTCCGGTCTCAAACAGGGTGGGACTATCGTTATCAATACCACAAAGCCACTGGACTCATTTCCCGAATTATCCAAGCATTGGCGTGTTGCGGTTATTGACGCCAATCTTATCGCTCGGGAAGAACTGGGTGTGCCCATCGTCAATACCACCATGCTTGGGGCCTTAATCAAGGCTCTGGGGATCATAGATCTGGAATCTATGACTGATCCGGTGAATCACCGGTTTGGCAAGATTGCTGCGAAAAATCTCAAGGCCATGAAGCGGGCTTTTGAAGAGACCCGGGTAAAGGAGCTTGAAACTGGTGGCTAA
- a CDS encoding transketolase C-terminal domain-containing protein produces MGRRIGIEVSIALADAVKLANADVIAAYPITPQTHIVEHLAELVAEGELDAEYVPVESEHSALSACLGSSAAGARTFTATAGQGLELMHEVLYVASGMRLPIVMAVANRALSSPLSVWGDHSDAMAVRDTGWIQVFTENGQEVVDQIICAFKIAEDHNVLLPIMVHLDGFHLSHVIEPIEMPEESDVCEFLPPIHSPLTLHPSKPVAMGDFAPPVVFTEAKWAQEQAMSGVKKTIIQVWDEYAQKFGRSYHPVECYKCEGAKTLLFTMGSFSETAMSAVDSLRAKGVDIGLIRLRLWRPFPFEEFRAAVKGVKTLLVLDRSISSGGPGGPVASELKAALYNEADKPAVVSFIGGLGGRDITVDGFEQLITDGMRIAASGTDKEYEMIGVRE; encoded by the coding sequence ATGGGTAGACGAATTGGAATTGAAGTATCAATAGCGCTGGCCGATGCGGTAAAACTGGCTAATGCAGATGTAATTGCTGCCTATCCTATCACGCCGCAGACTCACATCGTTGAGCATCTAGCGGAGCTTGTCGCCGAAGGCGAACTGGATGCCGAATACGTACCCGTTGAATCAGAACATTCTGCGCTGAGTGCCTGTTTGGGATCATCGGCAGCCGGTGCAAGAACTTTTACAGCTACTGCCGGACAAGGGTTGGAGCTAATGCACGAGGTTTTGTATGTAGCTTCCGGCATGCGTTTGCCTATTGTCATGGCTGTCGCTAACCGCGCCTTATCATCGCCTTTATCGGTGTGGGGGGACCATTCCGATGCTATGGCGGTCAGGGATACCGGCTGGATTCAGGTCTTTACTGAGAACGGCCAGGAAGTAGTTGATCAAATCATCTGCGCCTTTAAGATTGCCGAAGACCACAACGTGCTGTTACCGATAATGGTGCATCTGGATGGTTTTCATCTTTCTCATGTGATTGAACCCATTGAGATGCCTGAAGAATCAGATGTTTGTGAGTTTTTACCCCCCATTCACAGTCCTTTAACATTACATCCTTCCAAACCTGTAGCCATGGGTGATTTTGCCCCGCCGGTGGTCTTTACTGAAGCAAAATGGGCTCAGGAACAGGCAATGTCCGGGGTCAAGAAAACCATAATACAGGTCTGGGATGAATATGCCCAAAAATTTGGTCGCTCTTATCATCCAGTTGAATGTTATAAATGTGAAGGTGCCAAAACCTTGCTTTTTACTATGGGCAGTTTTTCGGAAACCGCCATGTCAGCGGTGGATAGTCTCAGGGCCAAAGGTGTTGATATTGGGTTGATTCGGCTCCGCCTGTGGAGACCGTTTCCGTTTGAAGAATTCAGGGCAGCAGTTAAAGGCGTTAAGACACTGCTGGTACTTGATCGAAGTATTTCCTCCGGTGGTCCGGGCGGTCCGGTTGCTTCGGAGCTGAAGGCCGCTTTGTACAACGAAGCCGATAAACCCGCTGTGGTCAGTTTCATTGGGGGTTTGGGTGGACGTGATATTACGGTAGATGGTTTTGAACAATTGATAACCGATGGAATGCGGATAGCCGCATCAGGCACCGATAAAGAATATGAGATGATCGGGGTGAGGGAATAA
- a CDS encoding cation:proton antiporter gives METDLIYFKLILTFGLVLLAARLGGEIAERYFKQPAVIGELAAGIIISPFLLGSLFNDPVILNFATISGHFAEGGLEVENFNPLQIVSEIAVIALLFVAGLETDVRAFVKNAFSGALIAIGGVIVPFILGYGAAMYFFPEIGTVGWLFTGAVLTATSIGITVRILMDMGKLGTREGTIILVAAVIDDILGLVILSVVITMAKTGELSTGAAIVTGLIGFAVWLGILFIGYFGHKYISRFLLAPFKDSGLMPITALVIGVLISYGVTLVGLHPVVGAYVAGLMFAATAEREDIIHQTRPIMLFMAPFFFAYLGMQVDLGAIGAVIIPASIIIVLAVFGKVVGCYIPARYIAKCDHKGSMIIGMGMVPRGEVGLIVAGAGLLVGAISRDIFGVAVAVSLVTTLIAPSLLKPLFKKAASEAPSSPHLPH, from the coding sequence ATGGAAACTGACCTTATATATTTTAAACTGATACTGACTTTCGGCTTGGTATTATTAGCTGCCCGTTTGGGTGGTGAAATTGCGGAAAGATACTTCAAGCAACCTGCGGTAATCGGAGAATTAGCCGCCGGCATTATTATTTCGCCGTTCTTGCTAGGAAGTTTATTCAACGATCCGGTGATTCTTAATTTTGCCACCATCAGCGGTCATTTTGCTGAAGGTGGGCTGGAGGTTGAAAATTTCAACCCCCTACAGATCGTGTCCGAAATTGCTGTTATTGCACTTTTGTTTGTGGCTGGTTTGGAAACTGATGTCCGGGCTTTTGTTAAAAATGCTTTTTCCGGCGCATTGATTGCAATTGGTGGTGTTATCGTTCCGTTTATTTTGGGCTATGGTGCCGCGATGTACTTTTTTCCGGAAATCGGTACTGTCGGTTGGTTGTTTACCGGTGCGGTGCTGACAGCTACAAGCATAGGTATCACCGTACGTATCCTGATGGACATGGGTAAGCTTGGTACCCGAGAGGGCACCATTATTCTCGTGGCTGCGGTTATTGACGACATTCTTGGTTTGGTAATTCTGTCAGTGGTGATTACTATGGCGAAGACCGGTGAGCTTTCAACCGGAGCGGCTATTGTTACCGGTTTGATTGGCTTTGCGGTTTGGCTGGGGATTTTATTCATCGGATACTTTGGGCACAAGTATATTTCCCGGTTTTTACTGGCTCCATTCAAAGACTCTGGTTTAATGCCGATTACCGCCCTGGTTATTGGTGTACTGATATCTTACGGGGTTACTTTGGTGGGGTTGCATCCGGTAGTTGGTGCCTATGTTGCCGGTTTGATGTTTGCTGCCACCGCCGAACGTGAGGATATTATTCATCAAACGCGGCCTATAATGCTGTTCATGGCGCCGTTCTTTTTTGCCTATCTTGGTATGCAGGTTGATCTTGGGGCTATCGGAGCTGTCATTATTCCAGCGTCAATTATTATCGTGCTTGCGGTGTTTGGTAAAGTTGTTGGTTGTTATATACCGGCACGCTATATCGCCAAGTGTGACCATAAAGGCAGTATGATAATCGGTATGGGGATGGTGCCTCGGGGTGAAGTAGGACTGATAGTTGCGGGTGCCGGATTGCTCGTTGGTGCCATCAGTCGGGATATATTTGGTGTTGCCGTAGCTGTGAGTTTGGTTACCACATTAATCGCGCCTTCACTCTTGAAGCCGCTGTTTAAAAAAGCCGCGAGTGAAGCTCCTTCTTCACCACATCTGCCACATTAA
- a CDS encoding NAD(P)H-dependent oxidoreductase subunit E → MTITVNLNEATVNKVLAKHNNDASMLVAILQDVQTELNYLPKEALVTISECLDVPLSRVYSVVTFFKAFSLKPRGRHSIHVCMGTACHVRGAEKVLDKLETDLCLCAGETSTDMKFTLETVNCVGACALGPVVVVDNEYVGQVNTDKVKSILESCK, encoded by the coding sequence ATGACGATAACTGTAAATCTTAACGAAGCAACCGTCAACAAGGTGTTGGCAAAACATAATAATGACGCCAGTATGCTGGTGGCTATTCTTCAGGACGTGCAAACCGAGCTTAATTATTTGCCTAAAGAGGCTTTAGTAACTATCAGTGAATGTCTTGATGTGCCGTTGAGCAGAGTTTATAGCGTAGTTACATTTTTTAAGGCCTTCAGTTTGAAACCTCGGGGACGGCATAGCATTCATGTTTGCATGGGTACTGCGTGCCATGTCCGCGGTGCCGAAAAAGTATTAGATAAACTTGAGACAGATTTATGCTTGTGTGCCGGAGAAACTTCAACAGACATGAAATTCACCCTGGAAACAGTAAATTGCGTCGGTGCCTGCGCACTCGGCCCGGTGGTTGTTGTGGATAATGAATATGTCGGTCAGGTAAATACAGATAAGGTAAAATCCATTTTGGAAAGCTGTAAATAG
- a CDS encoding bifunctional nuclease family protein, producing the protein MIEMTIESIRVSLVNYQRVVMLKEKNTLRYLPIWIGSAEAQAIAIRLQEGIQVQRPMTHDLLATAIEVLGATVDHVIVSDLKNDTFYAKILLNIGENQVEIDSRPSDALALAVRVDVPIYADESVLDKAGIVLDRESEGQEVLDGLDGAADVTERRKKASEDEINKMSAFRDFIENNLDLEDFDKRKS; encoded by the coding sequence ATGATAGAAATGACCATTGAGAGTATCCGGGTCAGTTTGGTGAATTATCAGCGGGTGGTCATGCTGAAAGAAAAGAACACTCTGCGTTATCTGCCGATCTGGATCGGCTCTGCCGAAGCTCAGGCCATCGCCATCAGATTGCAGGAAGGTATTCAGGTGCAGCGTCCGATGACGCATGATCTGCTGGCGACTGCCATTGAAGTACTTGGGGCAACCGTGGATCACGTTATTGTCAGTGACCTGAAGAACGACACTTTTTATGCGAAGATTTTACTGAACATCGGTGAAAACCAGGTGGAAATAGATTCCCGGCCCTCAGATGCTCTGGCATTGGCCGTCCGCGTGGATGTTCCAATATATGCGGATGAGTCAGTCCTTGATAAGGCTGGAATTGTCCTTGACCGGGAAAGTGAAGGGCAGGAGGTACTGGACGGGCTGGATGGCGCCGCCGATGTTACCGAACGGCGCAAAAAGGCCAGTGAAGATGAAATCAACAAAATGAGCGCTTTCCGGGACTTTATTGAGAACAATTTGGATCTGGAAGACTTTGATAAACGGAAGTCTTAA
- the ppsA gene encoding phosphoenolpyruvate synthase has protein sequence MQKTPEAIVWFEQVSKNDIPVVGGKGANLGEMTSAKIPVPPGFIVTANAYYEFIHESGLQDRIKASLKGLDVEDSKALSAAANEAKQLIMNTPMPPVLAEKIRESYKSMGEGLVAVRSSATAEDLPEASFAGQQSTYLNIEGADAVVKAVQKCWASLFEPRAVYYRNEQNFDHFQVGIAVPVQRMVQSVTSGVIFTIEPITSDASKIVIEVIYGLGEGLVSGEITPDLFIVDKAGPTIISRRISRQSRRLIRNTTGVENEVEGANYWQSVPPSKQELQKMSDEEVLKLAELAIHIEKHYGSPQDIEWAQENGDIFIVQSRPVTALKESSEVEPEIKQPIILAGAAASPGLASGPVKIILDPNEINRVLSGDILVAEMTTPDFVPAMKRAAAIVTNRGGRTSHAAIVSRELGIPCVVGTGEATSLLKEGQIITVDGAHGKVYNGKVTRRVQTSSVVSLMRDAIVTKTKVYVNLAQPELADQVAARNVDGVGLLRAEFIVSAIGKHPNFMIEQGRQEEFIQKLYDGILPFAKAFSPRPVVYRTTDFKTNEYRELEGGDKYELPEENPMLGYRGASRYITDIESFKMEIEAIKRVRKDYPNLWVMIPFVRTVDEIKRTIAILEEEGLKRGPDFKVWMMTEIPANIFLMDKFIDAGIDGISIGSNDLTQLVLGIDRDSEKLQETFDERNEAVMAALEIAVTTAKRRGITASICGQAPSVYPELTEKLVSWGITSVSVSPDMIGTTREIIAKAEAKQKK, from the coding sequence ATGCAGAAAACCCCGGAGGCGATTGTCTGGTTTGAACAGGTATCTAAAAATGATATCCCCGTTGTTGGCGGAAAGGGTGCCAACCTGGGTGAAATGACCTCAGCCAAGATTCCAGTACCCCCGGGCTTTATCGTTACCGCTAATGCATATTACGAATTCATTCATGAATCGGGTCTACAAGACCGGATTAAGGCATCACTGAAAGGTCTTGACGTTGAAGATTCTAAAGCTCTGTCCGCTGCCGCCAACGAAGCCAAACAACTAATAATGAACACTCCCATGCCTCCTGTGCTGGCGGAAAAGATTCGAGAGTCATACAAATCCATGGGCGAAGGCCTAGTCGCAGTGCGTTCCTCAGCTACCGCGGAAGATCTGCCGGAAGCCTCCTTCGCGGGCCAGCAAAGCACCTATCTGAATATTGAAGGTGCCGATGCCGTAGTCAAGGCGGTCCAGAAGTGCTGGGCTTCGCTTTTTGAACCCCGGGCTGTTTACTACCGTAACGAGCAAAATTTCGACCATTTCCAGGTCGGTATCGCAGTGCCGGTGCAACGCATGGTGCAGTCGGTCACTTCCGGCGTCATATTCACTATTGAGCCAATCACCAGTGACGCTTCCAAAATCGTGATTGAAGTGATTTATGGTTTGGGCGAAGGCCTCGTATCCGGCGAAATCACCCCCGATCTGTTTATCGTTGATAAAGCGGGTCCGACCATCATTTCCCGCCGCATCAGCCGCCAGTCCCGCCGCTTGATCCGCAACACCACCGGCGTTGAAAATGAAGTAGAAGGCGCCAATTACTGGCAATCAGTCCCGCCGTCAAAGCAGGAACTCCAAAAAATGTCGGATGAAGAAGTTCTCAAACTGGCTGAACTGGCCATTCATATTGAGAAACATTACGGATCTCCGCAGGACATTGAATGGGCTCAGGAAAACGGAGATATTTTCATCGTCCAATCCCGTCCAGTAACCGCGTTAAAAGAGAGTTCCGAGGTAGAGCCGGAAATAAAGCAGCCTATTATCCTGGCCGGCGCTGCCGCTTCACCAGGTCTGGCTTCCGGGCCGGTTAAAATTATCCTGGATCCCAATGAGATTAACCGCGTGCTCAGCGGCGATATACTGGTAGCCGAAATGACCACCCCTGATTTTGTCCCGGCGATGAAAAGAGCAGCGGCCATCGTCACCAACCGTGGTGGGCGTACCTCCCACGCGGCCATCGTCAGCCGTGAATTAGGCATCCCGTGCGTTGTCGGCACCGGCGAAGCTACTTCGCTTTTAAAAGAAGGTCAAATCATCACCGTTGACGGTGCTCATGGCAAGGTATATAACGGCAAGGTTACCCGCCGGGTTCAGACTTCTTCGGTGGTCAGTCTGATGCGAGACGCCATCGTTACCAAAACCAAAGTATATGTCAATCTGGCTCAACCCGAACTGGCTGATCAGGTCGCGGCGCGCAATGTTGACGGCGTCGGGCTGCTTCGGGCTGAATTTATCGTCAGTGCTATTGGTAAACATCCCAATTTCATGATTGAACAAGGCCGTCAGGAAGAATTCATTCAGAAACTCTACGACGGTATTTTGCCCTTCGCCAAAGCTTTCAGCCCGCGGCCGGTGGTCTACCGTACGACCGACTTCAAGACTAACGAATATCGGGAACTGGAAGGCGGTGATAAATACGAACTGCCGGAAGAAAATCCGATGCTCGGCTACCGCGGCGCTTCCCGCTACATCACAGATATTGAAAGCTTCAAAATGGAGATTGAGGCTATCAAGCGGGTTCGTAAAGATTACCCCAATCTTTGGGTGATGATTCCCTTCGTCCGGACGGTTGATGAGATCAAGCGCACCATCGCTATTTTGGAAGAAGAAGGCTTAAAACGCGGCCCTGACTTTAAGGTCTGGATGATGACCGAAATTCCCGCTAATATCTTCCTGATGGATAAGTTTATTGACGCCGGCATTGACGGCATTTCCATTGGCTCCAATGACCTCACCCAGTTGGTTTTGGGCATTGACCGTGATTCAGAAAAACTCCAGGAAACCTTTGACGAACGCAACGAAGCCGTCATGGCAGCTCTGGAAATCGCCGTTACCACCGCTAAGAGAAGGGGCATCACCGCCTCCATCTGCGGACAGGCACCGTCGGTCTACCCCGAGCTGACTGAGAAACTGGTATCCTGGGGTATTACCTCGGTTTCCGTCTCTCCCGATATGATCGGCACCACCCGTGAGATAATCGCAAAGGCAGAAGCCAAGCAAAAGAAATAA
- a CDS encoding 4Fe-4S binding protein, translated as MAKQEHELTWKDIEIGAAVTEPGSAAVYKTGDWRSQQPSYDFSRCIKCGICYIFCPEGCIHQNQKGFFEADFFYCKGCGICAYECPTRVITMREETEK; from the coding sequence GTGGCTAAACAAGAACATGAATTGACCTGGAAAGACATTGAAATTGGTGCTGCCGTTACCGAACCTGGCAGTGCTGCGGTATATAAAACCGGGGATTGGCGCTCTCAGCAACCCTCATACGATTTTTCACGCTGCATCAAGTGCGGAATCTGCTATATATTTTGTCCGGAAGGCTGTATTCATCAGAACCAGAAAGGCTTTTTTGAGGCTGATTTTTTCTATTGCAAAGGCTGCGGAATTTGTGCTTATGAGTGTCCTACCCGGGTAATAACCATGCGGGAGGAGACCGAAAAGTAA
- a CDS encoding 2Fe-2S iron-sulfur cluster-binding protein translates to MVKLTINGRVFQAQPCDTVLAVAQKAGINIPTLCHSEAVHDYGACRICLVEVERRGRKRLVTACLYPVEEGLSVTTDSERVTKVRQIVIELLLARTPTSEEILALAERYDVTESRFSDMEGNNGDKCILCGLCTRVCSDVVGVNAISLVNRGTKREVALPFYDDETACIACGSCAYICPTSAITLTDSADCRTITWPNSKADFPMKECSSCGTHYAPVKQLQYMAEKAHLSISEFDYCPDCRH, encoded by the coding sequence ATGGTAAAGTTAACAATAAACGGCCGTGTATTTCAGGCACAACCCTGTGATACTGTCCTTGCCGTGGCACAAAAAGCTGGAATTAACATTCCTACCCTGTGTCATTCCGAAGCGGTTCATGATTACGGCGCCTGCCGGATTTGTCTGGTTGAAGTAGAAAGACGCGGACGCAAGCGCCTGGTTACAGCGTGTTTGTATCCGGTAGAAGAAGGGCTCAGCGTCACAACTGATTCAGAGCGAGTTACCAAGGTCCGCCAGATAGTCATTGAACTGTTATTAGCCCGAACCCCGACATCTGAAGAAATACTTGCTTTGGCGGAACGTTATGATGTTACCGAGTCCCGGTTTTCAGATATGGAAGGGAATAACGGCGATAAATGTATTCTTTGTGGTCTTTGTACTCGGGTTTGTTCTGATGTAGTTGGGGTAAATGCCATTAGCCTGGTTAACAGGGGAACCAAACGAGAAGTTGCCTTACCTTTTTACGACGATGAAACGGCTTGTATTGCTTGTGGTTCTTGCGCTTATATTTGTCCGACCAGCGCTATTACTTTGACTGACTCGGCTGATTGCAGGACGATTACTTGGCCGAACAGTAAGGCGGATTTTCCGATGAAAGAATGCTCGTCCTGCGGTACTCATTACGCCCCGGTTAAACAGTTGCAATACATGGCTGAAAAAGCTCATCTGTCCATTAGCGAATTTGACTACTGTCCAGATTGCCGCCATTAA
- a CDS encoding NADH-quinone oxidoreductase subunit NuoF translates to MALIQTKNIRLNSKKELEDHRDGLNFNTQASQRVITVCCGTGCLAYGASKLAQAFRDEIKSQGMELQVTVKTTGCHGFCERGPLVVIRPENTLYQRVKFGDVAEIVTETISRNNVIERLLYSAPGSTDKITCEHDVPFYKKQMRLVFGANGYIDPTSLDDYIAIGGYAALSKALFEMTADDVIDEIRHSGLRGRGGGGFATGAKWQSTREVDDALKYVICNCDEGDPGAFMDRSLMEGNPHSIIEGMLIAAYAVGAHEGYIYIRHEYPVALQNAELAIKQAKSAGLLGEAILGSEFSFDVKISQGGGAFVCGESTALMASVEGRVGEPRAKYVHTSEKGLWDHPTVLNNVETLANVPLIINKGADWFYEIGTANSKGTKIFSLVGKVNNTGLIEVPMGITLREIIYDIGGGIPNGKKFKAVQTGGPSGGCLPEDKLDLNVDFDELSKAGSMMGSGAMIVMDEDNCMVDIARYFLSFLEGESCGKCVPCREGLKRMRQILDRIIAGDGQEGDIETLTDLSEALTMGALCGLGGSAGNPVLSTLRHFQNEYEAHIKDKRCPAGVCKPLITYNIIDGNCTGCNLCVKACPVNAITSQGKKQPVILDQTKCTKCGACYDVCRLDAVEVK, encoded by the coding sequence ATGGCCTTAATACAAACTAAGAACATTCGGCTTAATTCTAAAAAAGAGCTTGAAGACCATCGGGACGGATTGAATTTCAACACGCAGGCCAGTCAACGGGTAATCACCGTTTGCTGCGGCACCGGGTGTCTGGCTTATGGTGCGTCAAAACTGGCCCAGGCGTTCCGTGATGAAATTAAATCTCAGGGCATGGAATTACAGGTAACCGTAAAGACTACCGGCTGCCATGGTTTTTGTGAACGAGGTCCTTTGGTGGTTATTAGGCCGGAGAATACCCTGTATCAACGAGTCAAATTTGGAGACGTTGCGGAGATAGTTACTGAGACTATCAGCCGGAATAATGTAATTGAACGGCTCTTGTATTCTGCACCCGGTAGCACTGACAAGATCACTTGTGAACATGATGTACCTTTTTATAAAAAGCAAATGAGGCTGGTCTTCGGCGCCAACGGTTATATTGATCCTACCAGTCTTGATGACTATATAGCGATTGGGGGTTATGCGGCTCTGTCTAAGGCGCTTTTTGAGATGACGGCTGACGATGTCATTGACGAAATTAGACACTCAGGGCTTAGAGGTCGCGGAGGTGGTGGTTTTGCCACCGGCGCGAAGTGGCAAAGCACTCGTGAAGTTGATGATGCTCTGAAATATGTCATATGCAATTGTGATGAGGGTGACCCCGGTGCCTTTATGGATCGGTCATTAATGGAAGGCAACCCGCATTCCATCATTGAGGGCATGTTGATCGCTGCCTATGCTGTCGGTGCTCATGAGGGGTATATCTATATTCGCCATGAATATCCGGTTGCTTTACAAAATGCTGAACTTGCCATTAAGCAGGCCAAAAGCGCCGGGTTGCTGGGCGAAGCCATTCTTGGCTCAGAGTTCAGTTTTGATGTCAAAATAAGTCAGGGCGGCGGTGCTTTTGTCTGTGGTGAATCAACTGCTTTAATGGCCTCGGTGGAAGGTCGAGTTGGTGAACCTCGAGCCAAATACGTTCACACATCTGAAAAAGGTTTGTGGGATCATCCAACGGTATTGAATAATGTAGAAACCCTGGCAAACGTGCCGTTGATTATCAACAAAGGCGCTGATTGGTTTTATGAAATTGGCACCGCCAACAGTAAAGGAACCAAGATTTTTTCGTTGGTTGGTAAGGTGAACAATACAGGGCTGATTGAAGTGCCTATGGGGATTACCCTTAGAGAAATTATTTACGATATCGGAGGAGGGATTCCAAACGGCAAGAAATTTAAGGCGGTACAGACCGGCGGTCCTTCAGGGGGATGTTTGCCGGAAGATAAGCTTGACTTGAATGTAGACTTTGATGAACTTTCCAAGGCCGGCTCAATGATGGGTTCGGGTGCCATGATCGTTATGGATGAAGACAATTGTATGGTGGATATCGCCCGATATTTCTTAAGCTTTTTAGAAGGTGAATCCTGTGGCAAATGCGTACCCTGCAGGGAAGGGCTAAAGCGGATGCGGCAAATTCTGGACCGGATTATTGCCGGTGATGGGCAGGAAGGGGATATTGAAACCTTGACTGATTTGTCGGAAGCTTTAACGATGGGAGCTTTATGCGGTCTCGGTGGCTCCGCAGGCAATCCTGTGTTGTCTACACTTCGCCATTTTCAAAATGAATATGAAGCTCATATTAAGGATAAAAGGTGTCCCGCCGGCGTCTGTAAACCGTTGATTACCTACAATATTATTGACGGTAATTGTACAGGCTGTAATTTGTGTGTTAAAGCTTGCCCGGTCAATGCGATTACTTCCCAGGGCAAAAAACAACCGGTTATTCTGGATCAAACTAAATGTACCAAGTGCGGTGCCTGTTATGATGTTTGCCGCCTGGATGCCGTGGAGGTGAAATAA
- the porB gene encoding pyruvate synthase subunit PorB, translating to MQNLNIYASRLVSKEEPFAPGHRACIGCGEALAVRLAAKAFGPNTIVVNATGCMEIVASQYPYTSWQLPWIHTLFENSAAVASGIEAGLKAQMRKGTLPQEDINVVAIAGDGATLDIGLQALSGAMERGHNFLYLCFDNEAYMNTGIQRSSATPFGAATTTSPAGKVHAGQLSWKKNMPEIAVAHGIPYVATACPSYPFDLIEKVKKGLAVKGPAYIQIMSVCPTGWRCDTDISILLGRLAVETGVFPLYEVENGRYKMSMEPQKLKSLQEYTKLQRRFRHLKPETLAQIEARVVEEYENLVEKAK from the coding sequence ATGCAAAATCTGAATATTTATGCCTCCCGACTGGTCTCAAAAGAAGAGCCGTTTGCGCCCGGCCACCGAGCTTGTATCGGTTGTGGAGAAGCACTCGCGGTCAGGCTGGCCGCCAAGGCTTTTGGGCCCAATACAATCGTTGTTAATGCTACAGGTTGTATGGAAATCGTGGCTTCCCAGTACCCTTATACGTCCTGGCAATTGCCGTGGATACATACACTTTTTGAAAATAGCGCTGCGGTAGCTTCGGGTATTGAGGCTGGACTAAAAGCCCAGATGCGTAAAGGAACACTGCCTCAGGAAGATATCAATGTGGTTGCAATTGCCGGTGACGGTGCAACCCTGGACATTGGTTTGCAGGCGCTATCCGGTGCTATGGAGCGAGGACACAATTTCTTGTACCTTTGCTTCGACAATGAAGCCTACATGAATACAGGGATACAACGTTCATCCGCTACGCCCTTTGGAGCGGCAACCACCACCTCTCCGGCTGGCAAGGTTCATGCCGGGCAGCTGTCATGGAAAAAAAATATGCCGGAGATTGCCGTTGCCCATGGGATACCATACGTTGCCACCGCTTGCCCCAGTTACCCTTTTGACCTGATTGAAAAAGTGAAAAAAGGATTGGCTGTTAAGGGGCCGGCATATATCCAAATTATGTCGGTTTGCCCCACCGGTTGGAGATGTGATACCGATATTTCCATACTGTTGGGCCGTTTAGCAGTGGAAACCGGAGTTTTTCCTCTTTATGAAGTTGAGAACGGCCGATACAAGATGAGCATGGAGCCTCAAAAACTTAAGTCTTTACAGGAGTACACTAAATTACAACGTCGGTTCCGACATCTAAAACCGGAAACTCTTGCCCAAATTGAAGCTCGTGTTGTGGAAGAATATGAGAATTTAGTGGAGAAAGCTAAATGA